A genomic region of Bacteroidales bacterium contains the following coding sequences:
- a CDS encoding aspartate 1-decarboxylase codes for MQIEVLKSKIHRATLTEANLNYIGSIAIDEDLIDAANLIENEKVHIYNISNGERLETYVIKGPRGTGYISLNGAAARKASAGDLVIIVSYASMDFEIAKTFKPHIIFPDHNNKLG; via the coding sequence ATGCAAATTGAAGTTTTGAAATCGAAAATACACAGGGCCACTTTAACCGAGGCCAACCTGAATTACATCGGCAGTATCGCTATTGATGAAGACCTGATTGACGCGGCAAATCTGATCGAGAATGAAAAGGTTCATATCTACAATATTTCAAATGGCGAGCGACTCGAGACCTATGTTATAAAGGGTCCAAGAGGTACTGGTTATATTTCGCTCAACGGGGCTGCTGCCCGCAAGGCCTCCGCCGGTGATCTGGTAATCATTGTTTCTTATGCTTCGATGGATTTTGAAATTGCAAAGACGTTCAAACCTCATATCATTTTCCCCGACCATAACAACAAACTTGGTTAA
- a CDS encoding flippase-like domain-containing protein — translation MKRNIASALKILFFLAIGIFFIWIFLRKLTPDQKHEIWVSFIHANYFWLLLSIVLGVISHIIRSYRWNSLLEPMGYHPKIKNTFFAVMVGYLANTALPRLGEVTRCGVLNKYENIPMSKSFGTVLVERSLDLAVFVLLFFINLFIFSDKLSLYVDEKVYAPLSEKINFDDGSRYLLYIIGASFLMLILAFIFLRKRISHYRFYQKIKELVTGFWHGLWAVTRIKRPFLFIFQTIMIWFLYYLMIYVCFFTMPQTSHLGLETALSLLIFGSIGIMLVQGGIGIYPAIIAETLILYNIPTTYGYALGWLGWTAQTLMIVITGLISLILLPVFNKTKDHAKT, via the coding sequence TTGAAAAGGAACATTGCATCTGCATTGAAAATCCTGTTTTTTCTTGCAATAGGTATTTTCTTTATCTGGATATTTCTGCGCAAACTTACCCCTGATCAAAAACACGAAATCTGGGTTTCGTTCATTCATGCCAACTATTTTTGGCTCCTTCTTTCTATAGTTCTTGGCGTAATCAGTCACATTATCAGATCTTACCGCTGGAATAGTCTTTTAGAACCCATGGGTTATCACCCTAAAATTAAAAACACGTTTTTTGCAGTTATGGTTGGTTATCTTGCAAATACTGCCTTGCCAAGGCTCGGAGAAGTGACCCGTTGTGGAGTGTTGAATAAATACGAAAATATCCCGATGAGTAAATCCTTCGGCACGGTATTGGTTGAGCGAAGCCTTGATCTTGCAGTTTTTGTGTTGTTGTTTTTTATCAACCTTTTCATTTTCTCCGATAAACTCAGCCTGTACGTTGATGAAAAGGTTTATGCTCCATTGAGTGAAAAAATCAATTTTGACGATGGCTCAAGATATCTTCTTTATATCATTGGAGCAAGCTTCCTGATGCTGATCCTTGCTTTCATTTTTCTTAGAAAAAGAATCAGTCATTATAGATTTTATCAGAAAATTAAAGAACTCGTTACCGGTTTTTGGCATGGGTTGTGGGCAGTCACCCGCATCAAACGCCCGTTTCTTTTCATATTTCAGACCATAATGATTTGGTTCCTTTATTACCTGATGATTTATGTTTGCTTTTTTACCATGCCGCAAACCAGCCATCTTGGACTCGAAACCGCACTGTCGCTCCTTATTTTTGGCTCTATAGGGATCATGTTAGTTCAGGGTGGGATTGGAATTTACCCTGCAATAATTGCTGAAACCCTCATTTTGTATAACATTCCGACAACTTATGGCTATGCTTTGGGCTGGCTTGGCTGGACTGCCCAAACATTGATGATTGTTATAACCGGCTTAATTTCGTTGATTTTATTACCTGTTTTCAATAAAACTAAAGATCATGCAAAAACTTGA
- the rfaE2 gene encoding D-glycero-beta-D-manno-heptose 1-phosphate adenylyltransferase codes for MQKLEFVESRIFTNWDNLKYWLAYWKFHEKKVVFTNGCFDLLHQGHIDYLATAADKGDVLIIGLNTDASITRLKGNGRPVQDERSRALLLSSLRFVDAVVLFDQDTPYELIKLVKPDVLVKGSDYNAEDIVGYDIVTENGGDVVTVDYLDGFSTSGLIKQIKAI; via the coding sequence ATGCAAAAACTTGAATTTGTTGAATCCCGGATCTTTACGAATTGGGATAATCTTAAATACTGGCTGGCTTACTGGAAATTTCATGAGAAAAAAGTAGTTTTTACCAACGGATGTTTTGACCTCCTTCACCAGGGACATATTGATTACCTGGCTACAGCAGCGGATAAAGGCGATGTACTGATTATTGGTTTAAATACCGATGCTTCTATCACCCGGCTGAAAGGAAACGGACGACCGGTGCAGGATGAAAGATCAAGGGCTCTGTTGCTGTCATCTTTACGATTTGTTGATGCTGTCGTGCTTTTCGATCAGGACACTCCCTATGAATTGATTAAATTGGTAAAACCGGATGTGCTGGTAAAAGGCAGTGACTACAATGCTGAAGATATCGTTGGTTACGATATTGTAACTGAAAATGGAGGCGATGTGGTTACTGTTGATTATCTTGATGGGTTTTCAACATCGGGTTTAATTAAGCAGATTAAGGCAATTTGA
- the radA gene encoding DNA repair protein RadA has translation MAKTKTVFFCQNCGQQSPKWVGKCPSCGSWNTFVEEIVRTDKKIGKTDVGTSTRRTPKLLSEIETSDEARIDTHDKELNRVLGGGLVTGSVVLVGGEPGIGKSTLMLQLALKLQNKRVLYVSGEESDQQIKMRAERLGKTEAGCLVLTETSMEDIFLQIENVKPGIIVIDSIQTLHTQMIDSSAGSISQIRECANQLQQYAKITNTPVFLVGHITKEGNIAGPKILEHIVDTVLYFEGDRNYGYRILRAVKNRFGSAHEIGIYEMRDTGLREVSNPSELLISQRDENLSGIAISATIEGLRPMLIETQALVSTAAYGVPQRSATGFDARRLNMLLAVLEKRAGFRLTHKDVFLNIAGGIRVDDPAIDLAVVCAVLSSNEDMPISPKACFAAEVGLSGEIRAVNRLEQRISEAQKLGFEKIFVSGYGFKKADTSKSTIQIIPVSRIEDVFKALFG, from the coding sequence ATGGCAAAAACCAAAACTGTTTTCTTTTGTCAAAACTGTGGACAACAGTCGCCAAAGTGGGTCGGAAAATGCCCTTCCTGCGGGAGCTGGAACACTTTTGTTGAGGAAATTGTACGCACGGATAAGAAGATTGGGAAAACAGATGTTGGAACTTCAACACGCAGGACACCTAAGTTATTGAGTGAAATTGAAACCAGTGATGAAGCGAGGATTGATACTCATGACAAGGAACTCAACCGGGTTCTTGGTGGGGGATTGGTCACCGGATCGGTGGTGTTGGTAGGAGGAGAGCCGGGGATCGGGAAATCAACACTGATGTTGCAGCTTGCCTTGAAATTACAGAATAAACGTGTGCTCTATGTTTCAGGTGAAGAAAGTGATCAACAGATTAAAATGCGTGCTGAGCGACTTGGAAAGACAGAAGCAGGATGCCTGGTACTCACCGAAACTTCGATGGAAGATATTTTTTTACAAATCGAAAATGTCAAACCCGGCATCATTGTTATAGATTCGATTCAGACGCTGCATACGCAAATGATTGATTCTTCGGCCGGAAGTATCTCTCAAATCCGTGAATGTGCCAACCAGTTACAGCAATATGCAAAAATCACGAATACCCCTGTATTTCTTGTAGGGCACATCACCAAGGAGGGTAACATTGCCGGCCCGAAGATCCTGGAGCACATTGTTGATACCGTACTCTACTTCGAGGGTGACCGTAATTACGGATATCGCATTTTAAGGGCCGTCAAAAACAGGTTTGGTTCAGCGCACGAAATAGGAATTTACGAGATGCGCGATACCGGCTTGAGGGAAGTAAGTAATCCATCGGAGCTGCTTATATCTCAACGTGATGAAAACCTTAGTGGAATTGCCATTTCCGCTACTATTGAAGGATTACGCCCAATGCTCATCGAGACCCAGGCTCTGGTGAGCACAGCAGCCTATGGTGTTCCGCAGCGCTCTGCAACAGGTTTTGATGCAAGACGTCTGAATATGCTGCTCGCTGTGCTTGAAAAACGTGCAGGCTTCAGATTGACCCATAAAGATGTGTTTCTGAATATCGCCGGAGGTATTCGCGTGGATGATCCTGCAATTGACCTGGCAGTGGTATGTGCGGTACTCTCTTCCAACGAAGATATGCCAATCAGCCCCAAGGCTTGCTTTGCTGCAGAGGTTGGACTTTCCGGCGAAATCAGAGCAGTGAACCGTCTTGAACAGCGAATCAGTGAAGCCCAAAAACTAGGTTTTGAAAAAATATTTGTTTCTGGTTACGGATTCAAAAAAGCAGATACCTCAAAATCAACCATCCAAATCATCCCTGTTTCCCGTATAGAGGATGTTTTCAAAGCGTTGTTCGGGTAA